One genomic region from Proteus vulgaris encodes:
- the leuO gene encoding transcriptional regulator LeuO, which translates to MTDYTSATVTSRESTDIHLRNVDLNLLTVFDAVMQMQNVTRAAQVLGMSQPAVSNAVSRLKVMFNDELFVRYGRGIQPTLRAKQLFGPVRQALQLVHNELPGAGFEPEQSERIFNLSICSPLDIKLAPKIVEQIKNETPNISVNIKSYLNSNIEHQLKYQEAEFFISYKEFEKAEFHSQPLFNDEVVLVVSNKHPRIKENVTQEMLLNEQHSIVSLDDIGSFSAPYYKNTQLEDLITYQGTDLNSVLNIVSRTYLVAIAPKWLVESYSEQLDIKAVPLPWEKTERPCYLIWHESTARDKGHLWMKNLLSEVCQN; encoded by the coding sequence ATGACGGATTACACATCAGCAACAGTTACCAGCAGAGAATCAACAGATATTCATTTACGTAATGTTGATCTTAATTTATTAACGGTATTTGATGCTGTTATGCAAATGCAAAATGTTACCCGTGCTGCACAAGTATTGGGCATGTCACAACCCGCAGTAAGTAACGCTGTATCTCGCCTTAAGGTTATGTTTAATGATGAATTATTTGTTCGTTATGGACGAGGTATTCAACCTACGTTAAGAGCTAAACAACTTTTTGGTCCGGTGAGACAAGCCTTACAATTGGTTCATAACGAGCTTCCAGGAGCAGGATTTGAACCAGAACAAAGTGAGCGCATATTTAATTTATCTATTTGTAGCCCTCTAGATATAAAATTAGCACCAAAAATAGTTGAACAAATTAAAAATGAAACACCCAATATTAGCGTTAATATTAAATCTTATTTAAATAGCAATATAGAGCACCAACTAAAATACCAAGAAGCTGAGTTCTTTATTAGTTATAAAGAATTTGAAAAGGCTGAATTTCATTCGCAACCACTATTTAATGATGAAGTTGTTTTGGTCGTTTCTAATAAACATCCTCGTATTAAAGAGAATGTAACCCAAGAGATGTTATTAAATGAGCAACATTCCATTGTTTCTTTAGATGATATTGGTTCATTTAGTGCGCCGTATTATAAAAATACTCAATTGGAAGATTTAATCACTTATCAAGGAACCGATTTAAATAGTGTATTAAATATTGTTTCTAGAACTTATTTGGTTGCCATTGCACCGAAATGGTTAGTTGAGAGTTATTCTGAACAATTAGATATTAAAGCCGTGCCGTTACCTTGGGAAAAAACAGAGCGTCCATGTTACCTGATTTGGCATGAGTCAACAGCGCGTGATAAAGGCCACTTATGGATGAAAAATTTATTAAGTGAAGTTTGTCAAAACTAG
- the leuA gene encoding 2-isopropylmalate synthase, whose product MSNDVIIFDTTLRDGEQALQASLSVKEKLQIAYALERLGVDIIEAGFPVSSPGDFESVQTIAREIKNSRICALARCVDNDIDVAAESLKVAEAFRIHVFLATSALHAEHKLKKSFEDIIEMGVNSIKRARRYTDDVEFSCEDAGRTHIDNLCRIVESAINAGATTINIPDTVGYTTPYQFGGIITNLFERVPNIDKAIISVHCHDDLGMAVANSITAVQAGARQVEGTINGLGERAGNCALEEVIMAIKVREQMMNVQTRINHKEIYRTSQLVSQLCNTPIHANKSVVGSNAFAHSSGIHQDGVLKNRETYEIMTPESIGLKEVQLNLTSRSGRAAVKHRMEEMGYRETDYNLDTLYSAFLRLADKKGQVFDYDLEALAFMGQQQQEPDEFVMNYFNTQSGSSTVATASVSITHGDKEITEAATGNGPVDAVYQAISRATGYPLKLVTYQLTAKGEGRDALGQVDIVVEYQGRKFHGMGLETDIVGSSANAMIHVINSIWRSEQVEIEKRKQHTTQEAV is encoded by the coding sequence ATGAGCAACGACGTGATTATTTTTGATACCACATTGAGAGATGGCGAACAAGCATTGCAGGCGAGCTTAAGCGTAAAAGAGAAGTTACAAATTGCTTACGCTTTAGAGCGTTTAGGTGTGGATATCATTGAAGCTGGCTTTCCTGTTTCTTCTCCTGGTGATTTTGAATCCGTGCAAACCATTGCACGCGAAATAAAAAATAGCCGTATTTGTGCATTGGCACGCTGCGTTGATAACGATATTGATGTTGCAGCGGAGTCTTTAAAAGTCGCAGAGGCTTTTCGTATCCACGTATTCTTGGCAACCTCAGCACTGCATGCTGAACACAAATTGAAAAAATCATTCGAAGATATTATTGAAATGGGCGTGAATTCGATAAAGCGTGCTCGTCGCTATACCGATGACGTAGAATTTTCTTGCGAAGATGCAGGCCGTACCCATATCGATAATTTATGCCGAATTGTTGAAAGCGCAATTAATGCTGGCGCAACCACCATTAATATTCCAGATACCGTAGGTTATACAACGCCTTACCAATTTGGTGGCATTATCACCAACTTGTTTGAGCGTGTTCCCAATATTGATAAAGCCATTATTTCTGTTCACTGTCATGACGATTTGGGCATGGCAGTTGCTAACTCTATTACTGCAGTACAAGCAGGTGCAAGACAAGTAGAAGGAACAATTAATGGCTTAGGCGAACGTGCGGGTAACTGTGCATTAGAAGAAGTCATTATGGCGATAAAAGTTCGTGAGCAAATGATGAATGTTCAAACACGGATTAATCACAAAGAAATTTATCGTACCAGTCAATTAGTCAGCCAATTATGTAATACGCCAATTCATGCTAATAAATCGGTTGTTGGCTCCAATGCATTCGCGCATTCATCGGGTATTCACCAAGATGGCGTTTTGAAAAATCGCGAAACCTACGAAATCATGACACCGGAATCTATCGGATTAAAAGAAGTGCAATTGAATTTAACTTCTCGCTCAGGTCGTGCCGCAGTTAAACACCGAATGGAAGAGATGGGTTATCGCGAAACAGATTATAACTTGGATACTTTATATTCTGCCTTCTTACGTTTAGCCGATAAAAAAGGCCAAGTCTTTGATTACGATTTGGAAGCTTTAGCATTTATGGGACAACAGCAACAAGAGCCTGATGAGTTTGTAATGAACTATTTTAATACTCAATCGGGCTCATCAACCGTTGCTACCGCAAGTGTCAGTATTACTCATGGTGACAAAGAAATTACTGAAGCAGCAACCGGTAATGGTCCCGTCGATGCGGTTTATCAAGCCATCTCTCGTGCAACAGGTTATCCATTGAAATTAGTCACTTATCAATTAACTGCTAAAGGTGAAGGTAGAGACGCTTTAGGGCAAGTTGATATCGTCGTTGAATATCAAGGACGTAAATTTCATGGGATGGGTTTAGAAACTGACATCGTAGGTTCATCTGCGAATGCCATGATCCACGTTATCAATAGCATTTGGCGCTCAGAGCAAGTCGAAATAGAAAAACGCAAACAACATACAACACAAGAAGCGGTTTAA
- the leuB gene encoding 3-isopropylmalate dehydrogenase, whose amino-acid sequence MSKNYHIAVLPGDGIGPEVMAQAQKVMKAVSKRFSLNITTKEYDIGGIAIDNHGTPLPADTLAGCEQADAILFGSVGGPKWEHLPANEQPERGALLPLRKHFKLFCNLRPARLYEGLEAYCPLRADIAQRGFDIFCVRELTGGIYFGQPKGREGEGAQERAFDTEIYHRYEIERIARFAFESARKRRHKVTSIDKANVLQSSILWREVVTGIAKEYPDVEIQHMYIDNATMQLIKDPSQFDVLLCSNIFGDILSDECAMITGSMGMLPSASVNEERFGLYEPAGGSAPDIAGKNIANPIAQILSAALLLRYSFNEDNAAQAIEDAITQVLAKGYRTADLAGNGNAITTAEMGDRIAQYIHEGA is encoded by the coding sequence ATGTCAAAAAATTATCATATTGCAGTATTACCCGGAGATGGTATTGGCCCTGAAGTCATGGCTCAAGCACAAAAAGTGATGAAGGCGGTTAGTAAGCGTTTCTCACTCAATATCACAACAAAAGAATACGATATCGGTGGCATTGCCATTGATAATCATGGCACTCCGTTGCCAGCAGATACCTTAGCGGGTTGTGAACAAGCCGATGCGATTTTATTTGGTTCCGTCGGTGGCCCTAAATGGGAACACTTACCTGCAAATGAACAGCCAGAGCGCGGTGCTTTATTGCCATTACGCAAGCATTTTAAATTGTTCTGTAATTTACGCCCTGCTCGCTTATATGAAGGCTTAGAAGCCTACTGCCCATTACGTGCTGATATCGCCCAACGTGGTTTTGATATTTTCTGTGTACGTGAATTAACAGGTGGTATTTACTTCGGTCAGCCTAAAGGTCGTGAAGGTGAAGGCGCACAAGAGCGTGCTTTTGATACTGAAATTTACCATCGTTATGAGATTGAACGTATTGCACGTTTTGCGTTTGAATCAGCACGTAAACGCCGTCATAAAGTAACCTCAATTGATAAAGCTAACGTATTACAAAGCTCTATTTTATGGCGTGAAGTTGTCACTGGGATCGCAAAAGAATACCCAGATGTTGAAATTCAACATATGTATATCGATAACGCAACAATGCAGTTAATTAAAGATCCATCTCAATTTGATGTGTTGCTGTGCTCCAATATTTTTGGCGATATTTTATCGGATGAATGCGCAATGATCACCGGCTCTATGGGAATGTTGCCATCTGCCAGTGTTAACGAAGAGCGCTTTGGTTTATATGAACCCGCAGGAGGCTCAGCGCCTGATATAGCAGGTAAAAACATTGCGAATCCAATTGCACAAATTCTGTCTGCCGCACTGTTATTACGCTATAGCTTTAATGAAGATAATGCAGCTCAAGCCATTGAAGATGCTATCACACAAGTATTAGCAAAAGGCTATCGCACCGCAGATTTAGCCGGTAATGGCAACGCAATCACAACCGCAGAAATGGGTGATCGTATCGCTCAGTATATTCATGAAGGGGCATAA
- the leuC gene encoding 3-isopropylmalate dehydratase large subunit → MGKTLYQKIYDAHVVREVSDETPILYIDRHLVHEVTSPQAFDGLRTKGRPVRQPNKTFATMDHNVSTQTKDINACGDMARIQMQELMKNCQEFGVTLYDLNHPYQGIVHVMGPEQGLTLPGMTIVCGDSHTATHGAFGSLAFGIGTSEVEHVLATQTLKQSRAKTLKIEVQGKTAIGITAKDIVLAIIGKLGSAGGTGYIVEFAGEAIEALSMEGRMTLCNMAIEMGAKAGLVAPDDTTFDYLKGRQFAPKDQSWDEAVAYWRTLKSDNDAIFDATVTINAADIAPQVTWGTNPGQVIAIDQIVPLLNSFNDPVERASAEKALAYMGLSEGVNLTDVAIDKVFIGSCTNSRIEDLRAAAEIAKGHKVASHVQAIVVPGSGPVKAQAEAEGLDKIFIEAGFEWRLPGCSMCLAMNNDRLNPGERCASTSNRNFEGRQGRGGRTHLVSPAMAAAAAINGHFADIRTFAVAS, encoded by the coding sequence ATGGGTAAAACATTATATCAAAAAATTTATGATGCACATGTTGTCAGAGAAGTGAGTGATGAAACACCCATTTTATATATCGATAGACATTTAGTGCATGAAGTGACATCACCTCAAGCCTTTGATGGATTAAGAACAAAAGGTCGCCCTGTTCGTCAACCGAATAAAACCTTTGCAACGATGGATCACAACGTATCAACACAAACTAAAGATATTAATGCTTGTGGTGATATGGCGAGGATTCAAATGCAAGAGTTGATGAAAAACTGCCAAGAATTTGGCGTTACGCTGTATGACTTAAACCATCCTTATCAAGGGATTGTTCACGTAATGGGGCCGGAGCAAGGCTTAACCTTACCGGGAATGACCATTGTTTGTGGTGACTCACATACTGCAACTCATGGTGCCTTTGGTTCATTAGCTTTTGGGATCGGAACTTCAGAAGTTGAACATGTTTTAGCAACTCAAACTTTAAAACAGTCTCGTGCTAAAACATTAAAAATTGAAGTTCAGGGTAAAACCGCTATTGGGATCACCGCGAAAGATATCGTATTAGCCATTATCGGCAAATTAGGTAGTGCCGGTGGTACAGGCTATATCGTTGAATTTGCGGGTGAAGCCATTGAAGCATTAAGCATGGAAGGTCGAATGACTTTATGCAATATGGCAATTGAAATGGGCGCCAAAGCAGGCTTAGTCGCGCCGGATGACACCACTTTTGACTACTTAAAAGGACGTCAATTTGCACCTAAAGATCAATCTTGGGATGAAGCTGTCGCTTATTGGAGAACCTTAAAGTCTGACAACGATGCAATTTTCGATGCCACAGTCACTATTAATGCCGCTGATATTGCGCCACAAGTTACATGGGGCACCAATCCAGGGCAAGTTATTGCTATTGATCAAATAGTCCCGTTATTAAATAGCTTTAACGATCCTGTTGAACGCGCTTCTGCTGAAAAAGCCTTGGCTTATATGGGATTAAGTGAAGGTGTCAACTTAACAGATGTTGCTATCGATAAAGTCTTTATTGGCTCTTGTACAAACTCGCGTATTGAAGATTTGCGAGCAGCTGCTGAAATCGCAAAAGGCCATAAAGTTGCATCCCATGTTCAAGCGATTGTTGTTCCGGGATCAGGTCCTGTTAAAGCGCAAGCTGAAGCAGAAGGCTTAGATAAAATCTTTATTGAAGCAGGTTTTGAATGGCGTTTACCGGGTTGTTCAATGTGTTTAGCGATGAATAACGACCGATTAAATCCGGGCGAACGTTGCGCATCCACCAGCAACCGTAACTTTGAAGGTCGCCAAGGTCGTGGAGGTCGAACACACTTAGTCAGTCCTGCAATGGCGGCGGCGGCAGCGATTAATGGTCATTTTGCAGATATTCGTACATTTGCAGTGGCATCTTAA
- the leuD gene encoding 3-isopropylmalate dehydratase small subunit, whose product MMNKFTQHTGIAVPLDAANVDTDAIIPKQFLQKVTRTGFGKHLFHDWRFLDDEGTQPNPAFILNQPIYQGASILLARENFGCGSSREHAPWALTDYGFHAVIAPSFADIFYGNSFNNQLLPIKLSDDEVSQLFDWVKEHAGTPITVDLVAQEVRAGELHFSFEIDSFRRHCMIEGLDSIGLTLQHQDDISAYEAKQPAFMR is encoded by the coding sequence ATGATGAATAAATTTACTCAACACACGGGTATTGCGGTTCCTTTAGATGCAGCAAATGTGGATACCGACGCCATTATTCCTAAGCAATTTTTGCAGAAAGTGACGCGTACTGGCTTTGGTAAGCACCTGTTTCACGATTGGCGTTTTTTGGACGATGAAGGCACTCAACCTAACCCAGCCTTTATTTTGAATCAGCCTATTTATCAAGGTGCATCTATTTTATTAGCTCGAGAAAACTTTGGTTGTGGATCATCTCGTGAACACGCGCCTTGGGCATTAACTGATTATGGTTTTCACGCCGTTATCGCACCCAGTTTTGCTGATATTTTTTACGGGAATTCATTTAACAATCAATTATTACCAATCAAATTAAGTGATGATGAAGTCTCACAATTATTTGATTGGGTAAAAGAACATGCAGGCACCCCCATTACCGTAGATTTAGTGGCACAAGAGGTTAGAGCGGGTGAATTACATTTCTCTTTTGAAATCGACTCATTTCGCCGCCACTGCATGATTGAAGGATTAGACAGTATTGGATTAACACTGCAACACCAAGATGACATTAGTGCTTACGAGGCAAAACAACCTGCCTTTATGCGCTAA
- the sgrR gene encoding HTH-type transcriptional regulator SgrR has product MISPRLELQFIRLWQAFQGKATETTLQELAQTLHCTRRHVRSLLNKMQEIGWINWQAEVGRGKKSTLIFHSNALEIQQNRAERLIEENDIEKLVALMGDKDSVRQMVLSQIEKSFHPGQQLLRIIYYRPFRNLLPGTPLRRSELHLMSQIFNSLVHLKEENGEVEAELAHHWQMVTEQHWRFYLRPSIYFHHGRELTLEDISTSLMRMKHCNPLYAHIEQISSPQPYVLDIFLSEADKQFATLLGSPQAVILPQEWASLPSFAQRPIGTGAYQVIANDKHKLQIKAFNRYFGLRALLDEIDIWVVPELNNKMVCSTIHLTDDDTNKDSLESRKEEGCYFLLYDSRSKQCQQTEIREWLSSVLTPVNMLTHCDPFYQRHWSPAYGLLLHWHHSKLIRQHPKPPSLTKLTVTLYKEHHEYSTIADLIKSILSQYDIELTIQVLDYEQWYYGEADSDIWLATVNFYKPLEFSIFAALYELPLFHQCLGASFSQELTLWHQKSLPLEEWCRQLTQDIWLYPLFHHLLELQGQRTIRGVKMNTFGWFDFKSAWFTPDIDTPKLK; this is encoded by the coding sequence ATGATCTCACCCCGCTTAGAGTTACAATTTATTCGCTTATGGCAAGCCTTTCAGGGAAAAGCGACCGAAACAACGTTACAAGAATTAGCACAAACCCTGCATTGCACGCGTCGTCATGTCCGCTCTTTATTAAATAAGATGCAAGAAATAGGTTGGATAAATTGGCAAGCGGAAGTCGGTCGAGGTAAAAAATCCACGCTTATTTTTCACTCTAATGCACTTGAGATCCAACAAAATCGCGCTGAAAGGCTGATAGAAGAGAATGATATTGAAAAGCTTGTCGCACTAATGGGCGATAAAGACTCAGTACGGCAAATGGTGCTCTCTCAAATTGAAAAAAGCTTTCATCCCGGACAACAATTACTGCGTATTATTTACTATCGCCCTTTTAGGAATTTATTACCGGGAACACCATTAAGACGCTCTGAATTACATTTAATGAGTCAGATATTTAACTCGTTAGTGCATCTAAAAGAGGAAAATGGAGAAGTCGAAGCCGAATTAGCTCATCATTGGCAAATGGTCACAGAGCAACATTGGCGATTTTATTTACGTCCTTCTATCTATTTTCATCATGGTCGTGAGCTCACCCTTGAAGATATCAGTACTTCTTTAATGAGAATGAAACACTGTAACCCTCTTTATGCACATATAGAACAAATTTCCTCGCCTCAGCCTTATGTGCTAGATATTTTCTTAAGCGAAGCGGATAAGCAATTTGCAACGTTATTAGGAAGTCCACAAGCCGTTATTTTGCCGCAAGAATGGGCATCACTTCCTTCTTTTGCACAACGTCCCATTGGTACTGGCGCTTATCAGGTTATCGCTAATGATAAACATAAGCTGCAAATCAAAGCCTTTAATCGCTATTTTGGCTTACGGGCATTATTAGATGAAATTGATATCTGGGTAGTTCCAGAACTGAATAACAAAATGGTCTGTTCAACTATTCATTTAACAGATGATGATACCAATAAAGACTCACTAGAAAGCCGTAAAGAAGAAGGATGCTATTTCCTACTTTATGATAGTCGCTCAAAACAGTGCCAACAGACTGAAATAAGAGAGTGGTTAAGCAGTGTGTTAACCCCTGTTAATATGCTGACGCATTGTGATCCTTTCTATCAACGCCATTGGTCTCCTGCTTATGGATTATTACTTCATTGGCATCACAGTAAATTAATCCGCCAACATCCAAAACCTCCTTCATTAACAAAACTGACTGTCACTCTTTATAAAGAGCATCATGAATACAGCACTATTGCAGATTTAATAAAAAGTATTTTATCTCAGTATGATATTGAACTTACCATTCAAGTGCTTGATTATGAGCAGTGGTATTACGGAGAAGCTGATAGTGATATTTGGTTAGCAACAGTGAATTTTTATAAACCTTTAGAGTTCTCAATTTTTGCTGCACTTTATGAATTACCACTCTTTCACCAATGTTTAGGCGCATCATTTTCACAAGAGCTCACACTATGGCACCAAAAATCCTTGCCACTTGAAGAGTGGTGTCGCCAATTAACACAAGATATTTGGCTTTATCCTCTATTTCACCATTTACTAGAGCTACAAGGGCAGAGAACTATACGAGGTGTCAAAATGAATACCTTTGGCTGGTTTGATTTTAAATCAGCGTGGTTTACGCCGGATATCGATACACCAAAGCTAAAATAG
- the mutH gene encoding DNA mismatch repair endonuclease MutH, translating into MFTPPVAPENEQVLFERAKALAGYTFGELAAFAQLPIPIDLKRDKGWVGMLLEYYLGASAGSKPEQDFSELGIELKTIPIDRLGMPLETTFVCVAALTGNSGITWENSHVKRKLSKVLWVPVEGEREIPLSQRRVASPLLWSPNSTEEELLRHDWEELMDMIVLGKVESITARHGQVLQIRPKAANSKALTEAIGEDGQRIMTLPRGFYLKKNFTAPLLARYFQL; encoded by the coding sequence ATGTTTACGCCACCAGTCGCCCCCGAAAATGAGCAGGTTTTATTCGAACGAGCAAAAGCGCTTGCGGGTTATACTTTTGGTGAACTTGCCGCTTTTGCACAACTCCCTATCCCAATTGATCTAAAAAGAGATAAAGGTTGGGTAGGCATGTTGTTGGAATACTATTTAGGCGCAAGTGCAGGCAGCAAACCTGAACAAGACTTCAGTGAATTGGGCATTGAGCTCAAAACCATTCCAATTGATAGATTGGGCATGCCTTTAGAAACCACTTTTGTCTGTGTCGCAGCGTTGACCGGAAACAGCGGTATTACATGGGAAAATAGCCATGTAAAACGTAAGCTCTCAAAAGTATTATGGGTGCCCGTTGAAGGAGAAAGGGAAATACCATTATCACAACGTCGCGTCGCCTCTCCGTTACTTTGGAGCCCTAATAGTACTGAAGAAGAACTATTACGTCATGATTGGGAAGAGTTAATGGACATGATTGTGTTAGGTAAAGTAGAAAGCATTACCGCACGCCACGGGCAAGTCTTACAAATCCGTCCCAAAGCAGCAAACAGCAAAGCATTAACAGAAGCGATTGGTGAAGATGGGCAACGTATTATGACCTTACCCAGAGGATTCTATTTAAAAAAGAATTTTACCGCCCCTCTGCTTGCTCGTTATTTTCAGCTTTAG
- a CDS encoding DNA-binding protein: MTNKIEKMKQNNIPACIDHDAELIKELREDPVYAEIYLQTALEGIYEPGGVGAFLIALRQIIEAHGGVGEIAKKSGLSRQHIYRALSENGNPTLTTLTEITRAVGVRLASSHCI, from the coding sequence ATGACAAATAAAATAGAAAAAATGAAACAAAATAATATCCCTGCATGTATTGATCATGATGCTGAATTGATCAAAGAACTGCGAGAAGATCCTGTTTATGCAGAAATTTATTTACAGACAGCATTAGAAGGTATCTATGAACCTGGAGGCGTTGGTGCGTTTCTTATTGCATTACGGCAAATAATCGAAGCTCATGGTGGTGTAGGTGAAATAGCAAAAAAATCAGGTCTTTCTCGACAGCATATTTATCGAGCATTATCTGAAAATGGTAATCCGACTTTAACAACACTCACAGAAATAACACGAGCAGTGGGTGTTAGGCTGGCTTCTTCTCATTGCATTTAG
- a CDS encoding type II toxin-antitoxin system RelE/ParE family toxin, with product MPYKIVRYQDNNQKVPYTDWIKKLRKRDPQAAAKVEVQISRACVGNFADHKFEREGVWALRINYGQGYRVYYSVENGLIILLLVGGNKGTQQADIDKAVSYLKDYYVRIKNDK from the coding sequence ATGCCATATAAAATAGTACGTTATCAAGATAATAATCAAAAAGTACCCTATACGGATTGGATTAAGAAATTAAGAAAACGTGATCCTCAAGCAGCAGCAAAAGTAGAAGTACAAATATCACGAGCCTGTGTCGGTAATTTTGCTGATCATAAGTTTGAAAGAGAAGGTGTTTGGGCTTTACGGATTAATTATGGTCAAGGGTATCGAGTTTATTACTCTGTAGAGAATGGGCTTATAATTCTCTTATTAGTTGGAGGTAATAAAGGAACTCAGCAAGCAGATATAGACAAAGCAGTGAGTTATCTTAAAGATTATTATGTAAGGATAAAAAATGACAAATAA
- the speB gene encoding agmatinase, with amino-acid sequence MKNSTLGNETDNSLISNAFGFLRFPLNFQPYSSDADWVITGVPFDMATSGRAGTRHGPGAIRQISTNLAWEGNRWPWDFDMRERLSVVDCGDLVFNFGDAQDMSDKLQAHTEKLLAAGKKCLTFGGDHFVTLPLLRAHAKHFGKMALVHFDAHTDTYGNGSKFDHGTMFFHAPNEGLIDPNHSVQIGIRTDHDSDNGFTVLDAAQVNDRGVTDLVDQIKGIVGDLPVYLTFDIDCLDPAFAPGTGTPVVGGLTTDKALKILRALQPLNIVGMDLVEVSPAYDQSDITALAGATIALDMLYLQAAKK; translated from the coding sequence ATGAAAAATAGTACGTTAGGTAATGAGACTGATAATTCATTGATCTCTAATGCATTTGGTTTTTTACGTTTTCCACTGAATTTTCAGCCTTATAGCAGTGATGCAGATTGGGTTATTACAGGTGTGCCTTTTGATATGGCAACATCAGGTCGTGCAGGAACTCGTCATGGACCAGGCGCTATTCGTCAAATTTCAACGAATTTAGCGTGGGAAGGTAATCGCTGGCCGTGGGATTTCGATATGCGTGAACGTTTAAGCGTTGTCGATTGTGGTGACTTAGTGTTTAACTTCGGTGATGCACAAGATATGAGCGATAAATTACAAGCTCATACAGAGAAGTTATTAGCCGCAGGTAAAAAATGCTTAACGTTTGGTGGTGACCATTTTGTCACGCTGCCTTTATTACGTGCCCATGCAAAACACTTCGGTAAAATGGCATTAGTTCATTTTGATGCGCATACCGATACTTATGGTAATGGCAGTAAATTTGACCACGGTACTATGTTCTTCCATGCACCAAATGAAGGATTAATCGATCCTAACCACTCTGTTCAAATTGGTATTCGTACTGATCATGACAGTGATAATGGTTTCACTGTATTGGATGCAGCACAGGTTAACGATCGCGGTGTGACTGATCTCGTTGATCAGATCAAAGGTATTGTTGGTGATCTCCCTGTTTATCTGACTTTTGATATCGACTGTCTTGATCCTGCGTTTGCACCAGGAACAGGAACACCAGTTGTAGGCGGCTTAACAACAGATAAAGCACTGAAGATCTTACGTGCATTACAACCGTTAAATATTGTCGGCATGGATTTAGTTGAAGTTTCTCCAGCTTACGATCAATCGGATATTACAGCACTTGCAGGGGCAACCATTGCTCTTGATATGTTGTATCTGCAAGCCGCAAAAAAATAA